One part of the Pieris napi chromosome 4, ilPieNapi1.2, whole genome shotgun sequence genome encodes these proteins:
- the LOC125048536 gene encoding myosin heavy chain, muscle isoform X20, producing MPKPIVQEGEDPDPTPYLFVSLEQKRIDQSKPYDGKKACWVPDEKEGFLQGEIKATKGDLVTVNLPGGETKDFKKDFVTQVNPPKYEKCEDMSNLTYLNDASVLYNLKQRYYHKLIYTYSGLFCVAINPYKRFPVYTTRCARLYRGKRRSEVPPHIFAISDGAYVNMLTNHENQSMLITGESGAGKTENTKKVIAYFATVGASQKKDEKQEKKGSLEDQVVQTNPVLEAFGNAKTVRNDNSSRFGKFIRIHFGPSGKLAGADIETYLLEKARVISQQALERSYHIFYQMMSGSVNGLKEMCMLSNDIYDYMIVAQGKITIPNVDDGEECQLTDQAFDILGFTQEEKDNVYKITAAVMHMGGMKFKQRGREEQAEADGTEDGEKVAKLFGVDCPDLYKNLLKPRIKVGNEFVTQGRNKDQVTNSIGALCKGVFDRLFKWLVKKCNETLDTKQKRQHFIGVLDIAGFEIFDFNGFEQLCINFTNEKLQQFFNHHMFVLEQEEYQREGIEWTFIDFGMDLQNCIDLIEKPMGILSILEEESMFPKATDQTFVEKLNNNHLGKSPPYLKPKPPKPGCQAAHFAIGHYAGNVGYNITGWLEKNKDPLNDTVVDQFKKGSNKLLVEIFADHPGQSGDAGAGGGGKGGRGKKGGGFATVSSAYREQLNNLMATLRSTQPHFVRCIIPNELKQAGLIDSHLVMHQLTCNGVLEGIRICRKGFPNRMVYPDFKLRYMILAPAIMQQEKDPKEAARKCLEAVNLDPDSYRIGHTKVFFRAGVLGQMEELRDDRLSKIVSWLQSYIRGYLARKEFKRLQEQRIALQVVQRNLRKYLQLRTWPWWKLWQRVKPLLNVTRIEDEIAKLEEKAQKAQEAFEKEEKLRKEVEALNAKLLEEKQALLSNLEGEKGSLSEVQERANKLQAQKADLENQLRDTQDRLTQEEDARNQLFQGKKKLEQEISGLKKDVEDLELSVQKAEQDKATKDHQIRNLNDEIAHQDELINKLNKEKKLQGESTQKTSEELQAAEDKVNHLNKVKQKLEQTLDELEDSLEREKKLRGDVEKQRRKVEGDLKLTQEAVADLERNKKELEQTIQRKDKEISSLTAKLEDEQSLVSKLQKQIKELQGRIEELEEEVESERQARAKAEKQRADLARELEELGERLEEAGGATSAQIELNKKREAELSKLRRDLEEANIQHESTLASLRKKHNDAVAEMGEQLDQLNKLKAKAEHDRASSYNELNNTRAAIDQVAREKAAQEKIVKQLQHQLNEVQNKADEANRTLNDLDAAKKKLSIENSDLLRQLEEAESQVSQLSKIKVSLTTQLEDTKRLADEESRERATLLGKFRNLEHDLDNIREQVEEEAEGKADLQRQLSKANAEAQLWRSKYESEGVARSEELEEAKRKLQARLAEAEETIESLNQKVVALEKTKQRLATEVEDLQLEVDRATAIANAAEKKQKAFDKIIGEWKLKVDDLAAELDASQKECRNYSTELFRLKGAYEEGQEQLEAVRRENKNLADEVKDLLDQIGEGGRNIHEIEKARKRLEAEKDELQAALEEAEAALEQEENKVLRAQLELSQVRQEIDRRIQEKEEEFENTRKNHQRALDSMQASLEAEAKGKAEALRMKKKLEADINELEIALDHANKANAEAQKNIKRYQQQIKDLQTALEEEQRARDDAREQLGISERRANALQNELEESRTLLEQADRARRQAEQELGDAHEQLNDLSAQSASLSAAKRKLESELQTLHSDLDELLNEAKNSEEKAKKAMVDAARLADELRAEQDHAQTQEKLRKALEQQIKELQVRLDEAEANALKGGKKAIQKLEQRVRELETELDGEQRRHADAQKNLRKAERRIKELTFQAEEDRKNHERMQDLVDKLQQKIKTYKRQIEEAEEIAALNLAKFRKAQQELEEAEERADLAEQAISKFRGKGRAGSTARGVSPAPPRSRPAFDGFGTFPPRFDLAPEDF from the exons ATGCCGAAGCCAATTGTACAAGAGGGTGAGGACCCCGATCCGACCCCATACCTGTTCGTATCACTCGAACAGAAGCGCATCGACCAAAGCAAGCCCTACGATGGTAAGAAGGCTTGCTGGGTACCAGACGAGAAAGAGGGCTTCCTACAGGGAGAAATTAAAGCCACCAAGGGGGACCTGGTGACCGTCAACCTCCCTGGAGGCGAG ACGAAAGACTTCAAGAAGGACTTTGTTACTCAAGTGAACCCGCCTAAATACGAAAAATGTGAGGATATGTCCAACTTGACATACCTCAACGACGCTTCCGTTTTGTATAACTTGAAGCAGAGATATTACCATAAGCTCATTTAC ACATACTCGGGTCTCTTCTGTGTGGCTATCAACCCTTACAAGAGGTTCCCCGTGTACACGACACGATGTGCCAGGCTCTACCGAGGCAAGCGTCGCTCGGAAGTGCCTCCTCACATTTTCGCCATTTCCGACGGTGCTTACGTCAACATGTTAACCAACCACGAGAATCAATCTATGTTGATTAC CGGTGAGTCTGGTGCTGGTAAGACTGAGAACACGAAGAAGGTAATTGCGTACTTCGCGACCGTTGGTGCGTCGCAAAAGAAAGACGAGAAGCAGGAGAAGAAGGGCTCTCTTGAGGACCAAGTCGTACAAACTAACCCTGTACTTGAAGCCTTTGGTAACGCCAAGACCGTCCGTAACGACAACTCCTCCCGTttc GGTAAATTCATCCGTATCCACTTCGGACCATCAGGAAAACTGGCCGGAGCTGACATTGAAACTT ATCTGCTGGAGAAGGCTCGTGTAATCTCCCAACAGGCGCTGGAACGTTCTTACCACATCTTCTACCAGATGATGTCCGGCTCCGTCAATGGACTTAAGG AAATGTGTATGTTGTCAAACGACATATACGATTACATGATCGTGGCACAGGGTAAGATTACCATCCCCAACGTCGACGACGGAGAGGAATGTCAGTTAACAGAC CAAGCCTTCGACATCCTGGGTTTCACTCAAGAGGAGAAAGACAATGTATACAAGATCACAGCTGCTGTCATGCACATGGGTGGTATGAAGTTCAAACAGAGGGGTCGTGAGGAGCAAGCTGAGGCTGACGGCACTGAG GATGGTGAGAAGGTCGCTAAGTTGTTCGGTGTTGACTGCCCTGACCTATACAAGAACTTGTTGAAGCCCCGCATTAAGGTCGGAAACGAATTCGTGACCCAAGGTCGTAACAAGGACCAGGTTACCAACTCCATTGGTGCCCTCTGCAAGGGTGTGTTTGACAGGCTGTTCAAGTGGCTGGTCAAGAAGTGTAACGAGACTCTTGACACCAAGCAAAAGAGACAGCACTTCATTGGTGTGCTTGATATCGCCGGTTTCGAGATCTTCGAC TTCAATGGTTTTGAACAACTCTGCATTAATTTCACCAACGAGAAACTGCAGCAGTTCTTTAACCACCACATGTTCGTACTGGAACAAGAGGAGTACCAGCGCGAAGGCATCGAGTGGACTTTCATTGACTTTGGCATGGACCTTCAAAATTGCATTGACCTTATTGAAAAG CCCATGGGTATCCTCTCCATTCTTGAGGAAGAGTCTATGTTCCCGAAAGCCACCGATCAGACCTTCGTTGAGAAGTTGAACAACAACCACTTGGGTAAATCCCCACCTTACCTGAAGCCCAAGCCCCCCAAGCCCGGTTGCCAGGCAGCTCACTTCGCCATTGGTCACTACGCCGGTAAT GTCGGTTACAACATCACTGGATGGCTTGAGAAGAACAAGGACCCCTTGAACGACACTGTCGTTGACCAGTTTAAGAAGGGAAGCAACAAACTGTTGGTTGAGATCTTCGCTGACCACCCTGGTCAGTCCGGAGATGCCGGTGCTGGTGGTGGTGGCAAGG GCGGTCGCGGTAAGAAGGGTGGTGGTTTCGCAACTGTCTCATCTGCCTACagg GAACAACTTAACAATTTGATGGCGACACTGAGGTCAACTCAGCCTCACTTCGTACGTTGTATCATCCCCAACGAGCTGAAGCAGGCTG GTCTCATCGACTCCCACCTTGTGATGCACCAGCTGACATGTAACGGTGTGCTTGAGGGTATCCGTATCTGTCGTAAAGGTTTCCCCAACAGGATGGTCTACCCCGACTTCAAGCTCCG TTACATGATTCTTGCGCCAGCCATCATGCAACAAGAAAAAGATCCTAAAGAAGCAGCTAGGAAATGTCTGGAAGCCGTGAACCTTGACCCTGATAGCTATCGTATCGGCCACACCAAG GTATTCTTCCGCGCCGGAGTTCTGGGTCAGATGGAAGAGTTACGTGACGACAGATTGTCTAAGATTGTTTCTTGGCTACAATCCTACATCCGTGGTTACCTGGCACGTAAGGAATTCAAGAGGCTGCAGGAACAGAG AATCGCTCTCCAAGTTGTCCAGCGCAACTTGCGCAAATACCTGCAGCTCCGCACCTGGCCGTGGTGGAAGTTGTGGCAGAGGGTCAAGCCCCTCCTCAACGTCACCCGTATCGAGGACGAGATTGCG AAACTCGAGGAGAAGGCACAGAAGGCCCAGGAGGCTTTCGAGAAGGAAGAAAAGCTCCGCAAGGAGGTGGAGGCTCTCAACGCCAAGCTGTTGGAGGAGAAGCAGGCGCTTCTTTCCAACTTGGAAGGAGAGAAGGGCTCTCTCAGCGAAGTGCAGGAACGCGCTAACAAACTGCAGGCTCAAAAGGCCGACCTCGAGAACCAACTTAGG GACACACAAGACCGTCTTACACAAGAAGAGGATGCCCGCAATCAGCTCTTCCAGGGCAAGAAGAAGTTGGAACAGGAAATCTCTGGACTCAAGAAGGATGTTGAAGACCTCGAGCTTTCCGTCCAGAAGGCTGAACAAGACAAGGCGACCAAGGATCACCAAATTCGCAACTTGAACGATGAGATCGCCCACCAAGATGAGCTCATCAACAAGTTGAACAAAGAGAAGAAATTACAGGGTGAGAGCACCCAGAAGACATCTGAGGAGCTCCAAGCCGCCGAGGACAAGGTCAACCACCTTAACAAGGTTAAGCAAAAGTTGGAGCAGACCCTCGACGAGCTCGAAGATTCGTTGGAGCGTGAAAAGAAACTCCGTGGTGACGTCGAGAAGCAGAGGAGGAAGGTTGAGGGTGACCTCAAGCTTACTCAGGAGGCCGTCGCTGACTTGGAGCGCAACAAGAAAGAACTCGAACAAACCATCCAACGCAAGGACAAGGAGATCTCTTCCCTCACTGCCAAGCTCGAAGACGAACAGTCTCTGGTCAGCAAACTCCAGAAACAGATCAAGGAACTACAGGGCCGCATCGAAGAACTCGAAGAGGAAGTGGAGTCGGAGAGACAAGCACGTGCTAAGGCCGAGAAGCAACGCGCCGACCTCGCACGCGAGCTTGAGGAGCTCGGTGAGCGTCTGGAGGAGGCCGGTGGTGCCACCTCTGCTCAAATCGAGCTCAACAAGAAGCGTGAGGCTGAACTTAGCAAGCTGCGTCGTGACTTGGAGGAAGCTAACATCCAACACGAGTCCACCCTCGCTAGCTTGCGCAAGAAGCACAACGATGCCGTAGCCGAGATGGGCGAGCAGCTTGACCAGCTCAACAAGCTCAAGGCTAA GGCTGAGCACGACCGTGCGTCAAGCTACAACGAGCTTAACAACACGCGTGCTGCTATTGACCAAGTAGCGAGAGAGAAG GCTGCACAAGAAAAGATCGTCAAGCAACTCCAACACCAACTCAATGAGGTACAGAACAAGGCTGATGAAGCTAACCGTACCCTCAACGACTTGGACGCTGCCAAGAAGAAGCTCTCCATCGAAAACTCTGACCTGCTCCGCCAACTCGAAGAAGCCGAGTCCCAAGTCTCACAGCTTTCCAAGATCAAGGTGTCTCTCACCACACAGCTTGAGGACACCAAGAGGCTTGCTGACGAAGAGTCCAGG GAACGCGCTACACTTCTCGGCAAGTTCCGCAACTTGGAGCACGATTTGGACAACATCCGCGAGCAAGTTGAAGAGGAAGCCGAGGGCAAGGCTGATTTGCAACGCCAATTGTCCAAGGCTAACGCTGAGGCCCAATTATGGCGCTCCAAGTACGAATCCGAGGGAGTCGCCCGCTCCGAGGAGCTCGAGGAAGCCAAGCGCAAGCTCCAGGCTCGCCTCGCAGAAGCCGAGGAGACCATTGAATCACTCAACCAGAAGGTTGTTGCTCTTGAAAAGACGAAGCAGCGCCTTGCTACTGAAGTTGAGGACTTACAGCTCGAGGTCGACAGAGCCACTGCCATCGCCAACGCTGCTGAGAAGAAACAGAAGGCGTTCGACAAGATCATTGGTGAATGGAAACTCAAGGTTGATGACCTGGCGGCTGAACTTGATGCCAGCCAAAAGGAATGCCGTAACTACTCTACTGAACTGTTCCGCCTTAAGGGTGCCTACGAAGAAGGTCAAGAACAACTCGAAGCCGTACGTCGCGAAAACAAGAACCTCGCTGATGAAGTCAAGGACTTACTTGACCAAATCGGTGAAGGAGGCCGCAACATTCACGAAATTGAAAAGGCCAGGAAGCGTCTTGAAGCCGAGAAGGATGAACTCCAGGCGGCTCTTGAAGAGGCTGAAGCTGCTCTTGAACAAGAAGAAAACAAGGTTCTGCGCGCCCAACTGGAGTTGTCACAGGTCAGACAAGAGATCGACAGGAGGATCCAAGAGAAGGAGGAGGAATTCGAAAACACCCGCAAGAACCACCAGCGTGCACTCGACTCTATGCAAGCCTCCCTCGAAGCCGAAGCCAAGGGCAAGGCTGAGGCGCTGCGCATGAAGAAGAAGCTTGAGGCCGACATTAACGAACTTGAGATCGCTCTCGACCACGCTAACAAGGCCAACGCTGAGGCACAGAAGAACATCAAACGCTACCAGCAACAGATTAAGGATCTCCAGACCGCTCTTGAAGAGGAACAGCGTGCCCGTGATGATGCCCGTGAACAGCTCGGAATCTCTGAACGTCGTGCTAACGCCCTCCAGAATGAACTTGAGGAATCTCGTACCCTCCTAGAACAAGCTGACCGTGCCCGCCGTCAAGCTGAACAAGAACTGGGTGACGCTCACGAACAGCTCAATGATCTGTCCGCCCAGAGTGCATCACTCTCTGCCGCCAAGAGGAAACTCGAGTCTGAATTACAGACCCTTCACTCTGACCTTGACGAACTCCTTAACGAGGCCAAGAACTCAGAAGAGAAGGCAAAGAAGGCAATGGTTGACGCTGCCAGACTTGCTGACGAGCTCCGCGCTGAACAGGATCATGCTCAAACACAGGAGAAACTCCGCAAGGCCCTTGAACAACAAATCAAGGAACTGCAAGTGAGACTCGACGAAGCTGAAGCTAACGCTCTTAAGGGCGGTAAGAAAGCTATCCAGAAACTTGAACAGAGAGTACGAGAACTCGAAACTGAGCTGGATGGTGAACAGAGGAGGCATGCTGATGCACAGAAGAACCTCCGTAAGGCCGAAAGACGCATCAAGGAGTTGACGTTCCAGGCTGAAGAGGACCGCAAGAACCACGAACGTATGCAAGACCTTGTTGACAAACTTCAACAGAAGATCAAGACCTACAAGAGGCAGATCGAGGAAGCCGAAGAAATCGCTGCTCTTAACTTGGCCAAGTTCCGCAAAGCGCAGCAGGAGTTGGAAGAAGCCGAGGAAAGGGCCGACCTCGCCGAGCAAGCCATCAGCAAATTCCGTGGCAAGGGACGTGCGGGATCCACTGCGAGAGGAGTCAGTCCGGCG CCCCCACGTTCGCGCCCCGCGTTTGACGGTTTCGGCACCTTCCCACCAAGGTTCGACCTAGCGCCCGAAGATTTCTAA